A stretch of Vicia villosa cultivar HV-30 ecotype Madison, WI unplaced genomic scaffold, Vvil1.0 ctg.001990F_1_1, whole genome shotgun sequence DNA encodes these proteins:
- the LOC131637413 gene encoding uncharacterized protein LOC131637413 — protein MDLERGPRYDEYAKLREKKLRFNYQQYQQQDYQEEPQQEKENVFESKIPTISTKQVKYQVGVSSVRKGSSSLVAQSVPDFSSLLRKENGKPVSNNMQPATLTPPLKNKNKGCGGMSSSRGGSRSVNGNGEKRKGYGGGGILTARKSYANFDELKSFSCATANAINGESRNSRVVGKKTVLR, from the coding sequence ATGGATTTGGAGAGAGGACCCAGATATGACGAATACGCTAAACTGAGAGAGAAGAAGCTTCGATTCAACTACCAACAATACCAACAACAAGATTATCAAGAAGAACCACAACAAGAAAAAGAGAATGTTTTTGAATCAAAAATTCCAACCATATCAACAAAACAAGTGAAGTATCAAGTTGGTGTGTCTTCTGTAAGAAAAGGATCTTCTTCTCTTGTAGCTCAATCTGTGCCGGATTTCTCTTCATTGTTAAGGAAAGAGAATGGTAAGCCAGTCAGTAACAATATGCAACCTGCTACATTGACGCCtccattgaagaacaagaacaaaggtTGTGGTGGTATGTCGAGTTCGAGAGGAGGTAGTAGATCGGTGAATGGTAATGGAGAGAAGAGAAAGGGTTATGGTGGTGGTGGGATTCTTACGGCGAGGAAAAGCTATGCGAATTTTGATGAACTGAAGAGTTTTTCTTGTGCTACTGCAAATGCTATCAATGGTGAGAGTAGGAATAGTAGAGTTGTGGGGAAGAAAACTGTTTTAAGGTGA
- the LOC131637406 gene encoding uncharacterized protein LOC131637406, producing the protein MSESSVKNLAITDKVQKPGGCVGIFFQLIDWKKRLVKKKLFSKKLLTPARAKKFRDEKMPNSKLHLIANENSGGFPKGGSHGVDVEQKSEMRVPSLVARLMGLDSIPAAQREKSKKALCPDYSCGDEKECLSDRCELDRQGKDSEMRVVKHDSRPQKLQKTGVCERNAVTRFGAEALHIKSVLSRAKKYNQNHNHHHPKLASPLKSPRVSSGKSASRGSRLIGAAAKILEPGLHASRGKGSLTNHASTCPLKTGIGMDGVGNKSPVMQNQSCYASCAAKPLTGQSSCKNCGNLLDVIDCTVEVRGQPDVPPPTVSDVEINATSVVSSIKKGKSFAPSQGQGRDIVLPRSQGKFSSSVADEEVKNYAQRSWNEPTTIRIPMPREGPAKCSSSCQPLRAQEDDASSFAYKHKTQESKLSSEGSSSGSTSSSTQVKRVSSHASTASGTKDFVALNRSVSGRTRMRSPTKVDSSKFNLEKKPCYRQQHESPSRVRTLERKRTPNVTQLEGTTPANSVGLKQRNLRHDANGGKRRDFGSSSLNSPNVKNRGGQREPVKVSPNRNNDAVSFTFSSHLKQKTGMPVEMEETNNNNERNKYFQRPQSLKVDELSCFLEQKLRELTSRKNELATNALPQKSSAVILQELISALSSEHLIGHDGHMHSEDVGFLCETKQERLLGASCNDNHLSPGSVLEASFSSSSLDESSGRGFHPDSVSFSYSQPEQMEHDDELLDSAVSFNKGSISKILIDIVNQISMALQWLYSFGTHFSRSKLNNMKSVLMNAELVLRIANENSEEEMPPPQLLIYRFLCNELDAMLTDFNGFVGCEDSNSKPRKMLNGFILDCVIEYLESNCYQYFHSGFNSWTQLPLCMKDVTLTQEVTREANKWACMVGMVPDEIIEWEMSHSLGKWDDFDIEAFEAGVDIDRVILRSLVDEVVEEFVGCKHSSYAF; encoded by the exons ATGAGTGAATCTTCAGTGAAGAATTTGGCTATTACAGATAAGGTTCAAAAACCTGGTGGTTGTGTTGGCATTTTCTTTCAGCTTATTGATTGGAAGAAGAGACTTGTTAAGAAAAAGCTCTTCTCCAAGAAGCTTCTCACTCCTG CTCGTGCAAAAAAGTTTAGAGATGAAAAAATGCCGAATTCTAAACTTCACTTG ATTGCTAATGAGAATAGTGGAGGTTTCCCGAAAGGGGGGAGTCACGGTGTAGATGTAGAGCAAAAGAGTGAAATGCGGGTTCCGAGTTTGGTGGCGAGGTTGATGGGTCTAGATTCTATTCCGGCTGCTCAGCGAGAGAAGTCGAAGAAAGCTTTGTGTCCTGATTATAGTTGTGGCGATGAGAAGGAGTGTTTGAGTGATCGTTGTGAGTTGGATAGGCAAGGTAAAGATTCGGAAATGAGAGTTGTGAAGCATGATTCGAGACCGCAGAAGCTTCAGAAAACGGGAGTGTGCGAGAGAAATGCAGTGACTAGGTTTGGAGCGGAGGCTCTTCATATTAAGAGTGTTTTATCGCGAGCGAAAAAGTAtaaccaaaatcataatcatcatcacccGAAACTTGCTTCTCCTTTGAAAAGTCCTAGGGTTAGTTCTGGAAAAAGTGCTTCTCGAGGCTCTAGATTAATAGGAGCGGCTGCTAAGATTTTGGAACCTGGATTGCATGCGAGTAGAGGTAAAGGTTCTCTTACGAATCACGCGTCTACATGTCCTCTTAAGACCGGGATTGGAATGGATGGTGTGGGAAATAAGTCACCGGTTATGCAAAATCAATCTTGTTATGCTTCCTGCGCAGCCAAACCTTTAACAGGGCAGTCTTCTTGCAAAAATTGTGGCAATTTGCTTGATGTAATTGATTGCACGGTGGAAGTTAGGGGACAACCAGATGTTCCTCCGCCGACTGTTTCAGACGTGGAAATCAATGCTACCTCTGTGGTGTCGTCGATTAAGAAGGGAAAGTCTTTTGCTCCCTCTCAAGGACAAGGAAGAGATATCGTTCTTCCGAGAAGTCAGGGAAAGTTCTCATCTTCTGTTGCTGATGAAGAGGTGAAGAATTACGCACAACGCTCCTGGAATGAACCGACTACAATAAGAATTCCAATGCCCCGCGAAGGTCCGGCTAAATGTAGTTCATCGTGCCAACCATTGAGGGCTCAAGAGGATGATGCATCTTCTTTCGCCTATAAACACAAAACACAAGAATCAAAATTAAGTAGTGAAGGGTCTTCATCTGGATCTACATCGAGTAGTACGCAAGTAAAAAGAGTATCATCGCACGCGAGCACTGCAAGTGGGACTAAAGACTTTGTTGCTTTGAATAGAAGTGTAAGTGGTCGAACAAGGATGAGATCGCCTACTAAAGTTGATAGTTCCAAATTTAACTTAGAGAAAAAACCTTGTTATAGACAACAGCACGAGTCCCCGTCTCGTGTAAGGACATTGGAGAGGAAAAGAACCCCGAATGTCACACAACTCGAAGGCACGACTCCTGCTAATTCAGTTGGTTTGAAACAGAGAAATCTTCGCCATGATGCAAATGGTGGAAAAAGGAGGGACTTTGGCTCTTCCTCATTGAACAGTCCCAATGTAAAAAATAGAGGTGGTCAACGAGAACCGGTTAAGGTGAGCCCCAATAGGAACAATGATGCAGTTTCATTCACATTTAGTTCCCATTTGAAGCAAAAGACGGGAATGCCTGTGGAGATGGAAGAGACAAACAACAACAATGAGAGGAATAAATACTTCCAAAGACCTCAATCCTTGAAAGTTGATGAGTTAAGTTGTTTTCTAGAACAAAAGTTAAGGGAACTAACTTCTCGAAAAAATGAGTTGGCTACAAATGCTCTACCTCAAAAATCAAGTGCGGTGATTCTTCAGGAGCTGATATCTGCTCTAAGTTCAGAACATTTGATCGGTCATGACGGTCATATGCATAGTGAAGATGTTGGATTCCTT TGTGAAACCAAGCAAGAAAGATTGTTAGGAGCCTCTTGCAATGATAATCATCTCAGTCCCGGATCAGTTTTAGAAGCTTCATTTTCTTCCAGTAGTCTCGACGAAAGCTCAG GACGAGGTTTTCACCCTGATTCCGTGAGTTTCTCGTATAGCCAGCCAGAACAAATGGAACATGACGATGAACTTTTAGATTCTGCAGTGTCTTTTAATAAAGGAAGTATAAGCAAGATACTAATTGATATTGTCAACCAAATTTCTATGGCATTGCAATGGTTATATTCTTTTGGGACACATTTCTCAAGAAGCAAGCTCAACAATATGAAGAGTGTTCTAATGAATGCTGAATTAGTGCTTCGAATTGCAAATGAAAATAGCGAGGAAGAAATGCCGCCACCACAGCTTCTAATTTATCGGTTTCTTTGTAACGAATTGGATGCCATGTTGACTGATTTTAACGGTTTTGTTGGCTGTGAGGATTCCAATTCCAAACCAAGAAAGATGCTCAATGGATTTATCTTGGACTGCGTTATAGAATATCTAGAATCTAATTGTTACCAATATTTTCACTCTGGATTCAACTCATGGACGCAGCTGCCGTTATGCATGAAAGACGTGACATTGACTCAAGAGGTCACGAGAGAGGCGAATAAGTGGGCGTGTATGGTTGGGATGGTACCTGATGAAATAATTGAATGGGAGATGAGTCATTCTCTCGGGAAATGGGATGACTTTGATATTGAAGCATTTGAGGCTGGTGTTGATATAGATAGAGTTATACTTCGTAGTTTGGTTGATGAAGTTGTTGAAGAGTTTGTAGGTTGCAAGCATAGTTCTTACGCCTTTTGA
- the LOC131637402 gene encoding chloroplastic group IIB intron splicing facilitator CRS2-B, chloroplastic-like isoform X1 has product MFHLASSPFLSLTYPKNHLHSPRNSTKSSVKTLSLTYPKNHLHSPRNPTKSSVKTSFSVRCSVPHSNNEPIVEYTPWLIVGLGNPGNKYHGTRHNVGFEMIDSISRNEGILMNTIQSKALIGLGSIGEVPVLLAKPQTYMNFSGESVGPLAAYYRVPLRHILLVYDETSLPNGVLKLSPKGGHGHHNGLMNVIGHLDGSRDFPRFAIGIGSPPGTMDLRAFLLQKFSSVERKQVDESLEQGVQAVRTLVLNGFKHQVNRFNIGQKYKYNKV; this is encoded by the exons ATGTTTCATCTCGCGTCTTCCCCATTCTTATCCTTAACCTATCCGAAAAACCACCTTCACAGTCCTCGTAATTCAACAAAATCTTCAGTCAAAACATTATCCTTAACCTATCCGAAAAACCACCTTCACAGTCCTCGTAATCCAACAAAATCTTCAGTCAAAACATCCTTCTCCGTACGTTGTTCGGTGCCACACTCAAATAATGAACCTATAGTGGAATATACTCCTTGGCTCATCGTTGGTTTGGGTAACCCTGGAAACAAATACCATGGCACAAGACACAat GTTGGATTTGAAATGATTGATAGTATTTCTCGAAATGAAGGGATTCTGATGAATACAATACAGTCAAAAGCCTTGATTGGATTAGGTTCCATAGGAGAAGTGCCTGTTTTGTTGGCAAAGCCTCAAACTTATATGAATTTTAGCGGCGAATCG GTTGGACCGCTTGCTGCATATTATCGAGTGCCCTTGCGCCATATTCTATTG GTTTATGATGAAACTAGTCTTCCAAATGGTGTTTTGAAGCTTTCACCTAAAGGTGGACATGGGCATCACAATGG GTTGATGAATGTGATAGGCCATTTGGATGGTTCCCGTGATTTTCCTCGATTTGCAATCG GAATTGGAAGTCCTCCTGGAACTATGGACTTAAGAGCGTTTCTTCTACAAAAGTTCAGTTCGGTGGAAAGAAAGCAG GTTGACGAGTCATTGGAGCAAGGAGTTCAAGCTGTTAGGACCTTAGTGTTGAATGGGTTCAAGCATCAAGTGAATAGATTCAACATAGGGCAAAAATACAAGTACAATAaagtttaa
- the LOC131637411 gene encoding uncharacterized protein LOC131637411 yields the protein MRRTTMLIRAINENRGKSQQGRGKPYDAPTGKGKQKAFEGKRTISGDAPAGIVCFKCGKADHKSNVCTVEARRCFRCGNFGHASSDCMHKEMVCFNCGEEGHIGSKCQKPKKEQASGKLGLVLSSMNGEMVIDTPAKGSVTTSLVCLKCPVSIFDRDFVVDFSVRFSISEEEGVELLSARQLRMLMKEEVQVFALVASMSVENQAIIAYLKMVR from the exons ATGAGgaggacaacaatgctcattaGGGCTATTAATGAGAATCGGGGCAAGAGTCAACAAGGTCGTGGCAAGCCTTATGATGCTCCAACTGGCAAGGGTAAGCAAAAAGCTTTTGAGGGCAAGAGAACTATTAGtggagatgctcctgctggtattgtgtgcttcaagtgtggcaaggctGACCATAAGAGTAATGTGTGTACTGTTGAAGCGAGAAGGTGTTTCCGTTGTGGAAATTTTGGACATGCGTCGTCTGATTGCATGCATAAGGAGATggtttgtttcaactgtggtgaagagggccacaTTGGAAGTAAGTGTCAGAAACCCAAGAAGGAGCAAGCTAGTGGAAA attgggtcttGTGTTATCTTCCATGAATGGAGAGATGGTCatcgatactccggctaagggatcagtgactacttctcttgtgtgtttaAAGTGTCCCGTGTCGATTTTCGACAGAgactttgttgttgatttt tcTGTGAGGTTCTCTATTTCGGAAGAGGAAGGTGTGGAATTGTTGTCTGCTAGACAGCTGCGCATGTTAATGAAGGAAGAAGTGCAAGTGTTTGCGTTGGTTGCATCAATGTCTGTTGAGAATCAAGCGATAATAGCATATTTGAAGATGGTGCGAtaa
- the LOC131637402 gene encoding chloroplastic group IIB intron splicing facilitator CRS2-B, chloroplastic-like isoform X2, translated as MFHLASSPFLSLTYPKNHLHSPRNPTKSSVKTSFSVRCSVPHSNNEPIVEYTPWLIVGLGNPGNKYHGTRHNVGFEMIDSISRNEGILMNTIQSKALIGLGSIGEVPVLLAKPQTYMNFSGESVGPLAAYYRVPLRHILLVYDETSLPNGVLKLSPKGGHGHHNGLMNVIGHLDGSRDFPRFAIGIGSPPGTMDLRAFLLQKFSSVERKQVDESLEQGVQAVRTLVLNGFKHQVNRFNIGQKYKYNKV; from the exons ATGTTTCATCTCGCGTCTTCCCCATTCTTATCCTTAACCTATCCGAAAAACCAC CTTCACAGTCCTCGTAATCCAACAAAATCTTCAGTCAAAACATCCTTCTCCGTACGTTGTTCGGTGCCACACTCAAATAATGAACCTATAGTGGAATATACTCCTTGGCTCATCGTTGGTTTGGGTAACCCTGGAAACAAATACCATGGCACAAGACACAat GTTGGATTTGAAATGATTGATAGTATTTCTCGAAATGAAGGGATTCTGATGAATACAATACAGTCAAAAGCCTTGATTGGATTAGGTTCCATAGGAGAAGTGCCTGTTTTGTTGGCAAAGCCTCAAACTTATATGAATTTTAGCGGCGAATCG GTTGGACCGCTTGCTGCATATTATCGAGTGCCCTTGCGCCATATTCTATTG GTTTATGATGAAACTAGTCTTCCAAATGGTGTTTTGAAGCTTTCACCTAAAGGTGGACATGGGCATCACAATGG GTTGATGAATGTGATAGGCCATTTGGATGGTTCCCGTGATTTTCCTCGATTTGCAATCG GAATTGGAAGTCCTCCTGGAACTATGGACTTAAGAGCGTTTCTTCTACAAAAGTTCAGTTCGGTGGAAAGAAAGCAG GTTGACGAGTCATTGGAGCAAGGAGTTCAAGCTGTTAGGACCTTAGTGTTGAATGGGTTCAAGCATCAAGTGAATAGATTCAACATAGGGCAAAAATACAAGTACAATAaagtttaa